Genomic DNA from Gilliamella sp. ESL0441:
TTCAAACTATTTAGCATTATTTATTAATAAGTTAAATTTTTATTTTGAGAATGTTTGAAACTAAATAGATAGTTTTTAAAGCTCAAAATTTTGATGAAAATTTAAAAAATACGTTTATTATTTTGGACATATTACCTATTATTTATCAAATAATCTAATCTAGGTTTTAACGTTATTGTTAACTTATTCTATCTGACCTATCTTAAAATTAACTTATTGATTATAAGATTAATTTTTGTTAAATGCTTTTTAAATCTCATTCAATTAAACAGTAAATCAAAATGTTCAACACCATAACGAATTTATACGATAAGTACTTTATCATTCGATGATGAGTGTTTTATCTCTCCTATCACCCAAGCTTTTTCTCCATGGTCTGTCAGTAAAGCTATTGCTTTATCTACACAATCTTTTGGTAAGACAACAATCAAACCAACACCACAGTTAAAAGTACGATACATTTCATGGTGACTAACTTTACCTGCTTGTTGTAGCCAATGAAATATTGGTGGCCATTGCCAACTGCTTTCGTTAATGATAGCTTGCATATTGTCGGGTAGCACTCGTGGAATGTTTTCCCAGAAGCCTCCCCCAGTGATATGTGCAATAGCATGTAAATTAACATGCTCAATCAGGTCAAGGATCGGTTTTACATAGATTTTAGTTGGCGCAAGCAAATGATCTGCAAGCGGTATCTCATTCAATTTTTCTGTTGAGGGATTGACCCCGCTGACTTCAATAATTTTTCGAATTAATGAGTAGCCATTAGAGTGAGGCCCACTGGATGCTAACGCAATGATGGCATCACCGTCTTGTATTTGACTGCCTTCGATCATTTTGGATTTTTCAACTACACCCACACAGAAGCCTGCCAGATCGTAATCATTGCCCTGATACATGCCTGGCATTTCAGCTGTTTCGCCACCGACTAATGCACAACCAGCTTGTTTACAACCTTGCGCGATTCCTGTCACCACCGTTGCTGCAATGTCAACATTGAGTTTTCCTGTTGCATAATAATCAAGAAAAAATAGAGGTTCAGCACCTTGTACAATCAGATCATTGACGCACATGGCGACTAAATCAATACCAATCGAATCGTGATGGCTCAAATCCATAGCTAGGCGCAATTTAGTTCCAACCCCATCAGTACCGGACACTAAAATGGGTTCATGATATTTTTGTGGGATTGCGCATAATGCACCAAATCCACCTAAACCGCCCATAACTTCAGGTCGTTTGGTTTCGTTGACGACTGATTTGATACGATTAACAAGTTCATTACCAGCATCGATATCGACACCAGCATCTTTGTAGCTGAGAGATGTTTTAGTTGGCACGAGAGCAGTCCTTGAATAATAAAACTGCTGATTATTTTAGCAAGTATATAAATGATTAGCGACTGATAATTTGTAAAATAAATAAAAGGTTAAAATCCTTAATGGTTTTCAAACCAACTTTCTAAAATGATAATAGCTGAAGTTGCATCTATATGACCTTTATCAAGCGCACGGTAACCACGTGAAGCAAAAATATGTGATTTCGCTTCGACCGTCGATAGTCTTTCATCTTGTAAGTGGACTTGATAGCCAAACATGCCATGTAAGCGATTAGCAAATTTGCGTGCTCTGGCGGTAAGCGGTTGTTCACTGCCATCCATATTGAGTGGTAACCCGACGACTAAATAATCGGGTTTCCACTCATTCAATACTTTTTCGATGGCTTGCCAACTTGGAATGCCATCTCGTGCTTTAAAAGAACAAAGCGAATTGGCTGTTTTGGTGATGTCTTGCCCAATTGCTGCACCAATACTCGCTGTTCCAAAATCAAATGCAATAATTGTTGCCATTAATCACGCATTTCCCATTTGATGTGAAATTCTATTTATGTTGATGCCTAATGATTCAGCCGCTTTTTGCCAACGATCCTCAATTGCAACATTAAAAATAATATTAGGATCTGCATCAGCCACTAACCAATCATTACGAGCAACCTCTGCCTCGAGTTGTAACGATCGCCAACTTGAATACCCTAAGGCAAGAAATAGATCTTTAGGCTGTTCTGGTGTACCTATTGATTTTAATGCATCTAATGATGTTGTTATCATAACATCATCCGATATTTGAATACTCGATGAAAACCCCGGATGTGGTGTATGCAATATAAATCCTTGTTCATCGGCTAAAGGCCCACCAGAGAAAACAGGATATTCCAATTCAGCACAATTTTTCGGTGCCATAATTTCTAGTCGAG
This window encodes:
- a CDS encoding YqgE/AlgH family protein, translated to MNLKNHFIIAMPTVSETIFSRSVVYICEHNRDGAMGIIINKPIAELNVATVLTRLEIMAPKNCAELEYPVFSGGPLADEQGFILHTPHPGFSSSIQISDDVMITTSLDALKSIGTPEQPKDLFLALGYSSWRSLQLEAEVARNDWLVADADPNIIFNVAIEDRWQKAAESLGININRISHQMGNA
- the ruvX gene encoding Holliday junction resolvase RuvX; amino-acid sequence: MATIIAFDFGTASIGAAIGQDITKTANSLCSFKARDGIPSWQAIEKVLNEWKPDYLVVGLPLNMDGSEQPLTARARKFANRLHGMFGYQVHLQDERLSTVEAKSHIFASRGYRALDKGHIDATSAIIILESWFENH
- the purM gene encoding phosphoribosylformylglycinamidine cyclo-ligase, coding for MPTKTSLSYKDAGVDIDAGNELVNRIKSVVNETKRPEVMGGLGGFGALCAIPQKYHEPILVSGTDGVGTKLRLAMDLSHHDSIGIDLVAMCVNDLIVQGAEPLFFLDYYATGKLNVDIAATVVTGIAQGCKQAGCALVGGETAEMPGMYQGNDYDLAGFCVGVVEKSKMIEGSQIQDGDAIIALASSGPHSNGYSLIRKIIEVSGVNPSTEKLNEIPLADHLLAPTKIYVKPILDLIEHVNLHAIAHITGGGFWENIPRVLPDNMQAIINESSWQWPPIFHWLQQAGKVSHHEMYRTFNCGVGLIVVLPKDCVDKAIALLTDHGEKAWVIGEIKHSSSNDKVLIV